The DNA segment AGCGTCACCACGGCATCTCCCGGCAAGAAGAACCCTGGAAAAGTCAAGAGTCCGGCAACTCCTGCACATCAACCCCACCCATGGCTCGGTAATCGGGCGGTTGCGGGTTCGAGTCCCGCAGTCGGCTCCATGCGCGACGCGATGCGTCGCGGGGTTCGAGTCCCTGGCGGCCCCTGCGCCACCCTCATCGGGCAATCCGCTCCCGAGCCTGCTCCGAACGTCTTTTGGGAACGTCGTTCGTTTTCCGACCATAGGGGGGTTGGCGAGAAGCCCCGGAGGTCCTAGCGTTAAGCCCTATTCGACAGCCGGGGGGCTGTCCAGATGCCACAGCACGGGGGTATGGCAGATGTTTAGAGTCGCGTCCGCAGGAACCGCTCTCGCAGCGGTGATGCTCGTCACCCTGCCGTTCCTCGGCGGGCCCGAGGGGAGTTTCGCGGCGATCGCCGCGACCGGCTCGTCGAGCAGTTCCCCCGTCATCACGGCTGTCGGGTCGCGCACGAGCGACGAGTCGACCGTTCCGCTCGTGGAGTTCATCGAGCGCCGCGCCGCCGCCGAGCAGGCGGGAGCGCAGTCCACGGACGACGAGCACACCGCGCAGGACCCGGACGGCTCCACGGCGCCCACGGGCAGCGATGACACGGATGCGGGCTCGGGTTCCGGCTCCGGGTCGACCGGTTCCGGCTCCGGCTCGACCGGCTCGGGTTCGGGTTCGGGCAGCGGATCGGGCTCGGGCAACGGCTCGAGTTCCGGCAGCGGTTCCGGCTCGGGCAGCGGCTCGGGTTCCGGCAGCGGTTCCGGTTCGCCGTCTCCCAGCCCGACGCCGACCACGCCTCCGCCCCCGCCGCCGGCCCCGGAGCCGCCGGCCTGCCCGAAGGCGATCTCGGGCTCGACGCCCGGCGCCCCGAGCCGCACCTCTGCTCTCGGTGTCGCGGGCACGACCTCGGCCGACCTGCAGTCGTTCGCGGAGAAGTTCAACGCCATCCGCGTCGCCAACTGCCTGCCGCCGGTGCCCTTCGGCAACATCCGATACGACTCCTGCATGGAGGACCGTCTGTTCTGGATGGCGGAAGACCCCTCGACCGACCCGTCGAGCGCGTGGGGCCACATCGGCTCGCAGCGCAGCGACGGCGTGCCGAGCGTCGGCTGCGACGGAAACCTCGCAGGCGGCTCGAACAACACCGGGGCGACCGTCGCTCAGAAGTGGTGGGACTCGAGCGGGCACCGCACCTCGCTCTACAAGCCGACCTACAAGGGCAGCACCGCGGGCGTGTGCATCCTCTTCGCCATGACCCACGGCGGTGTGCCGAACGAGCCGTACGCGTTCACCCGCGCCGCGGCCCGCTGGGTCAACTGCTGATCACCGTCTGACCGCTCCGCTCGTCGACCGCGCGCCCCGGCGCGCTGGCTAGGCTGACCCGCGAGGGCTCCGCACGGGAGCCCACGGAAGGGTCGACGATGAGCACCGGACTGCGCTGGGGCATTCTCGCCACGGGCGGCATCGCCCGCAGCTTCGCCCGCGACCTGATCGATGCGGGTCACACCGTCGCGGCGGTCGGGTCGCGCGCGCCCGGCGCGGCGGCGGCCTTCGCGGCCGAGTTCGGCATCCCGACCGCGCACGGCAGCTACGAGCAGCTGGCGGCTGACCCCGGGGTCGACGTGATCTACGTCGCCACCCCGCATCCGGCGCACCTCGATGCGGCCCTGCTCGCCATCGCAGGCGGCAAGCACGTGCTCGTCGAGAAGCCCTTCACCCTCAACGCCGCGCAGGCGGCCCGCATCGCCGAGGCGGCCGCGGCCGCCGGAGTCGTGGCGATGGAGGCGATGTGGACGCGATTCCTGCCGCACATGGTGCAGCTGCGCGCCCTGCTCGCGGCCGGCGCGATCGGCGAGGTGCGCACGGTGATCGCCGACCACACCCAGGCGCTGCCGACCGACCCCGCCCACCGCCTGCAGAACCCCGCGCTCGGTGGGGGAGCCCTGCTCGACCTCGGCATCTACCCGGTGTCGTTCGCGGTCGATGTGCTCGGGCTGCCGACCGCGGTGCAGGCCCACGCCTCCCGGACGCCGACGGGTGTCGACCGGCAGACCGCGATCCTGCTGGAGCACGAGGGCGGCCGCCAGTCGGTGCTGCACTGCGCTCTCGACACGGCCGGCTCGAACCGGGCCGTCGTGCTCGGCACACACGGAGCCCTCGAGCTCGACCGGGTCTGGTACACCCCGACGACCGTCACCCGCTACGACCGCGAATGGAACGTGGTCGAGCAGCTGCGCCCCGCGGTCTCGGGCCGGGGCATGCAGTTCCAGGCGGCCGAGCTCGAGCGCCGCGTCTCCGGGGCCGCGCCGTCCAGCCTGCCCATCGACGAGACGGTCGCGATCATGGCCGTGCTCGACCAGGTGCGGGCTCTCATCGGGCTGCGGTATCCGGGCGAGTGAGGCTCACCCTCCGCTCGGTATCATGACGGGATGACCGAGCCCGAGCAGCCGCTCAGCCGACGTGCTCGCCGTGAGGCCGAGGCGGCGGCCGCTCGCCGAGGGCGCGGCCGGTCTGATGGCGGGATGCCCGCCGCGACCCCGCCGGAGCCGGCCACGGTCGCCTTTCCGTCCGCCGCCCTCCCTCCCCCCGGCGGTGCCGTCCCGTCCGTCGTCGACGCTCTTCCGACGGAACCACTCGTGCCCGGTGAGCCCGGGGTGCTGCCGGCCGCGGCGCCCGCGGAGCCGGCAACCGATGCGGCAACCGATGCGGCCACCGATGCCGCCGACCCCGACGCCCCGCGCGGCATCGCCGCCTTCGTGCGCGCCCACCCGCGCGCCGTGCTCGCCACGGCGCTCGGCGTCGGCTTCCTGCTGCTCGCCACCGGCTCGCTCTTCGCGGGCATCGCGGTCGGCTCCGCCCAGGGGGCTCCGGCGCCCGTGGTCAGCGAGACGCCGACCCCGACGCCCGACCCGCGCGTGCTGCCCGCCGCGATCGCCGACCCGAGCCGGCTGCGCACCTGCAGCGTCGCGTCGCTCACCGGCGATGACCGCCTGAACCGCCTGTTCGCCTCGGTGGTCAACGTCTCCACGGGCGAGGTGCTACTCGACCGCGACGGCGCGACGCCGGTCCGGCCCGCCGGTGCCATGAAGGTTCTCACCGCCGCCGCGGCGCTCGCCGTGCTCGGCTCCGACTTCCGGCTGACGACCCGGGTGGTCGCCGGGTCGACGGAGGGCAGCGTCGTGCTCGTCGGCGGCGGCGACGCCACGCTGAGCCGCCTGCCGGCCGGGCAGGAGAGCGTCTACCGGGGCGCGCCGAAGCTCGACGAGCTCGCGGCGCAGGTGGTCGCCGCCTACGCCGCGGCGAACCCCGACGCCCCGGGCATCACCACCCTCGTCGTCGACGCGTCGTACTGGCCCGCCGGGGACGCCTGGAACCCCCGGTGGAACCGCGACCGCATCGCCGCCGGCATCCAGGCGCCCGCGACCGCGCTCATGGTCGACGGCGATCGGGCCGATCCGCGCCAGCAGGTCAGCCCGCGCTCCAACGACCCCGTCGGCCGCGCCGGTCAGGCGTTCGCCGCGGCGCTCGCCGCCGCGGGCAATCCGGCCGGAACGCCCACGATCACCTCGGGCTCCGCGGTCGGCTCGACGGTCCTGGGCCAGGTGCAGTCGCAGCCGGTGGGCACCCTGGTCACGCAGATGCTCACCAACACCGACTTCGTGCTCGCCGAGATGCTCGCGCGCGTCACCTCGAAGCAGCTCGGGCTGGCCGGAACCACCGCCTCGCTGACCGGGGCGATCACGGGCGCTCTCAACCCCTACGGTGTCCCGACCGACGGCATGGTCGTGACCGACGGCTCCGGTCTGGCGACCGACAATGCCGTTCCGGCGCAGTACTTCGCCCAGCTGTTCGCCATCCTCAACGATGGCTCCGGCGACGCGGGCATCATCATGGATGCCCTCCCGGTCGCCGGGGTGAGCGGCGCGCTCGCCGGCCGCTTCAGCGGGCCCAACGCCATCGCCCGCGGTGCGGTCACCGCGATGCCCGGCGAGCTGACGACGGCGCGCACCCTCGCCGGCATCGTGCGGGCCGACGACGGCACGGTGCTGAGCATCGGCTTCCTCGCGGTGCGCGACGGCATCGGCTCCGCGGGGCGCGATGCCCTCGACTCCCTCGCCGCCGCTGTCTTCACCTGCGGCGACAACCTCTCCCCGAACTGATCCGCTCCCGATCGGAGGCCCTGATGGCCCGTGCACTCGTCATCGTCGACGTGCAGAACGACTTCACCGAAGGCGGCGCCCTCGGCGTGGCCGGAGGCGCCGCCGTCGCCGCCGGCATCACCGAGCACCTGCGCGATCACCCCGACGACTACGACGTCGTCATCGCCTCCCGCGACTGGCACGACCCGGACAACGACAACGGGGGCCACTTCGCGGTCGATGCCGCGCCTGACTTCGTCACCACCTGGCCGCGGCACTGCATGGCCGGCACCGAGGGCGCCGAGTACCATCCCGACATCGACACCGGCCTCATCGACATCCACGTGCGCAAGGGGCAGGGCGTGCCCGCCTACTCGATCTTCGAGGGCACGACCGATGATGGCCGGCGACTCGTGACCGCCCTCGACGAGCTCGGGGTGACCGACGTCGACGTGGTCGGCATCGCCACCGACTACTGCGTGCTGGCCTCGGCCCGCGACGCGCTCGCGGCAGGACGCCGCGTGCGCGTGCTCTCCGACCTCGTGGCGGGCGTCGCGCCCGAGACGAGCGCGGCGGCCCTGCGCGACCTCGCGGCGGCGGGCGCCGAGGTGGTGCCCTCGCGGGCCTGAGGCCCGCATCCGTCGGCCGCGGTGTCGAGACGAGCAGGGGCGGCTAGACGAGCAGCTGGTGCTTCGCCAAGTCGCGGTAGAGCGGCACGGCCCGCACCAGCTCGCTGTGCGTCCCGACCCCGACCACCTGCCCGTGGTCGAGCACGACGATCTGGTCGCTGTCGACCACCGTCGACAGCCGGTGCGCGATGACGATCAGCGTCCGGTCCTGCGCGACGGCGTCGATCGCCTCGCGCATGCGCTGCTCGTTGGCGCCGTCGAGCGATGACGTCGACTCGTCGAGCAGCAGCACCGGCGGCGCGGCGAGCAGGGCCCGGGCGATCGCGAGCCGCTGGCGCTCACCGCCCGAGAGCATGACGCCCTCCTCGCCGACCTGCGCGTCGAGCCCCCGCGGGTCGCGGTCGAGCACGTCATCGAGGTTCACCGAGCGCAGCACCGCGACGCACTGCTCGTCGGTCGCGTCGGGGCTGCCGAGCAGCAGGTTGTCGCGCAGGCTGCCGGCGAGCACCGGGGCGTCCTGCTCGACGTAGCCGATGCGCGCGCGCAGCTCGTCGCGGTCGAGAGCCCGGATGTCGATGCCACCCATGCGGATCACCCCCGCCGTCGGGTCGTAGAACCGCTCGATGAGAGCCAGGATCGTGCTCTTGCCCGCGCCGCTCGGCCCGACCAGCGCGGTGCGCGAGCCGACCGGCACGCTGAAGGTCACCCCGCGCAGAACCGTGGTGTCGCGCTCCGGCTCACCCACCACCTCTGCGATCACCTTCTCGGCCTCCGTCTGGTGGGCGCTCACCGGGTAGGCGAAGTGCACGTCGTCGAATGCGACCGCGGCCGTCGAGGCGGAGGGGGCGGCGGGCACGATGCCCGCATCCCGCTCGCGCTCGCTCGGCAGGCCGATGATCTCCTGGATGCGCCCGAGCGCCCCGAGCGCGGCGTTCACGCTCGTGATCGCGCCGAACGCCTGCCCGAGCGGGCCGATGAGCAGGAACAGGAACAGGATGAACGCGACCAGGTCGCCGACCGAGATGACGCCGGAGGCGACGCGGAAGCCTCCGACCCCGAGCACGACCAGGAACGACACCTGCAGGGCGATCGACGAGATCGGCACGACGAGCGCCGAGATCTTCGCGACCGCGATGCCCTGCTGCCAAGCCCCGCGCGCGCTGCTCTCGATGGCCGCGATCTCGCGCTCGGTCGCGCCCGCCGCCCGCACGGTGCGGATCGCCGAGATCGACCGCTCGACCGCCGCCGCGAGCTCGCCGACCCTCTCCTGCGCCTTCCGGCTGGCGATGCGGATGCGCTGCGACAGCACCACGACCGTGACGACCGACACGGCGATCACGAGCACCGTGAGCCCCAGCAGCACCGGATCGATGATGGTCATCGCGATCAGCGCGCCGAGGAACGTGAGGCTGCCGCCGATCGCCTCGACGAGACCCTGGGTCAGCACGGCCCGCAGCAGGGTGGTGTCGCTGCCGACGCGGCTGACGAGGTCGCCGGTGCGCCGCTCGTCGAACTCGCTGATCGGCAGGTGCAGCAGGCGGCGCACGAGCCCCTTCCGGCTCGACAGCACGACCCCCTCGCCGGTGCGCTGCAGCAGATAGTGGCCGAAGCCGCTCAGCAGTCCGGCGGCGACGACGAGCACGACGAGCAGCGTGACGACGGGCGCGAGGTCGCCGCCCCGCTCGACGATGCCGATCACCTGCGAGACCAGCAGGGGCTGCGCGAGCGAGGCCGCCGCGCCGAGCACGCTGATCACGATCACCCAGCTCAGCACCGTGCGGTGCTCGAGCAGGT comes from the Microcella frigidaquae genome and includes:
- a CDS encoding Gfo/Idh/MocA family protein; protein product: MSTGLRWGILATGGIARSFARDLIDAGHTVAAVGSRAPGAAAAFAAEFGIPTAHGSYEQLAADPGVDVIYVATPHPAHLDAALLAIAGGKHVLVEKPFTLNAAQAARIAEAAAAAGVVAMEAMWTRFLPHMVQLRALLAAGAIGEVRTVIADHTQALPTDPAHRLQNPALGGGALLDLGIYPVSFAVDVLGLPTAVQAHASRTPTGVDRQTAILLEHEGGRQSVLHCALDTAGSNRAVVLGTHGALELDRVWYTPTTVTRYDREWNVVEQLRPAVSGRGMQFQAAELERRVSGAAPSSLPIDETVAIMAVLDQVRALIGLRYPGE
- a CDS encoding D-alanyl-D-alanine carboxypeptidase; its protein translation is MTEPEQPLSRRARREAEAAAARRGRGRSDGGMPAATPPEPATVAFPSAALPPPGGAVPSVVDALPTEPLVPGEPGVLPAAAPAEPATDAATDAATDAADPDAPRGIAAFVRAHPRAVLATALGVGFLLLATGSLFAGIAVGSAQGAPAPVVSETPTPTPDPRVLPAAIADPSRLRTCSVASLTGDDRLNRLFASVVNVSTGEVLLDRDGATPVRPAGAMKVLTAAAALAVLGSDFRLTTRVVAGSTEGSVVLVGGGDATLSRLPAGQESVYRGAPKLDELAAQVVAAYAAANPDAPGITTLVVDASYWPAGDAWNPRWNRDRIAAGIQAPATALMVDGDRADPRQQVSPRSNDPVGRAGQAFAAALAAAGNPAGTPTITSGSAVGSTVLGQVQSQPVGTLVTQMLTNTDFVLAEMLARVTSKQLGLAGTTASLTGAITGALNPYGVPTDGMVVTDGSGLATDNAVPAQYFAQLFAILNDGSGDAGIIMDALPVAGVSGALAGRFSGPNAIARGAVTAMPGELTTARTLAGIVRADDGTVLSIGFLAVRDGIGSAGRDALDSLAAAVFTCGDNLSPN
- a CDS encoding isochorismatase family protein, whose translation is MARALVIVDVQNDFTEGGALGVAGGAAVAAGITEHLRDHPDDYDVVIASRDWHDPDNDNGGHFAVDAAPDFVTTWPRHCMAGTEGAEYHPDIDTGLIDIHVRKGQGVPAYSIFEGTTDDGRRLVTALDELGVTDVDVVGIATDYCVLASARDALAAGRRVRVLSDLVAGVAPETSAAALRDLAAAGAEVVPSRA
- a CDS encoding ABC transporter ATP-binding protein: MSASTASPRRRFGRPAGSVADDGPRATFRQLLPYLLEHRTVLSWVIVISVLGAAASLAQPLLVSQVIGIVERGGDLAPVVTLLVVLVVAAGLLSGFGHYLLQRTGEGVVLSSRKGLVRRLLHLPISEFDERRTGDLVSRVGSDTTLLRAVLTQGLVEAIGGSLTFLGALIAMTIIDPVLLGLTVLVIAVSVVTVVVLSQRIRIASRKAQERVGELAAAVERSISAIRTVRAAGATEREIAAIESSARGAWQQGIAVAKISALVVPISSIALQVSFLVVLGVGGFRVASGVISVGDLVAFILFLFLLIGPLGQAFGAITSVNAALGALGRIQEIIGLPSERERDAGIVPAAPSASTAAVAFDDVHFAYPVSAHQTEAEKVIAEVVGEPERDTTVLRGVTFSVPVGSRTALVGPSGAGKSTILALIERFYDPTAGVIRMGGIDIRALDRDELRARIGYVEQDAPVLAGSLRDNLLLGSPDATDEQCVAVLRSVNLDDVLDRDPRGLDAQVGEEGVMLSGGERQRLAIARALLAAPPVLLLDESTSSLDGANEQRMREAIDAVAQDRTLIVIAHRLSTVVDSDQIVVLDHGQVVGVGTHSELVRAVPLYRDLAKHQLLV